AAATAgtttacaattgttttttttaaaggcatctTACCAGTAATTAGCAATCACAGAAGCTTTACTTGCTTTGAATTTAAACTGTCCAAGATGCTGTAGCAATGGGTCCGTTTTCTGCTTTAATTCTACATTCATGAGCTCACTTTGGACAAGGGcaacaaaaaagaatgaaaagtaGAGCTATGGCTTCACGGACAAGGTTACAACACCAGCATCATGTCACCGTGGCTCAAATGTGCCCCCTACCATCAGGACGGGAGCATCAGAACATCCCTTTGAATTTAACTAATCCCTCCTGAACTGTAAATATAGCATGACACGAGGAAAGAAAGAAGCCCTGTAATCCAAACATTTCATTTGTTAATGAAAAATGTAAGAGTATGCCAATTGTGCAGTGGGGTTAGCAAGTTCAGATCATTGTTATCTGTTATACCCTTCATGTTTTAAAAGATGGGTGCTTCAGCTTTAAATATATCATATGTGCAGCAACATAACTATGAGATCAATTTAAAAGTGATCAGGCCAATGTGTTAATTTTAATGGCTTTGGAAAGAGTCAATAGCCCAAGTTGAGCCGCACCGAGCTCATGGAAGTGAGCAGACCTGCTTTTGAAATGGTAACTGGCAAGAGCACCCAGCCCAGATTCACGTGCCTTTGTGGTGGCACACTGCACAGTATTAATAAAGATTTAAAAGGTTATATAGCCAAAAAGTATCCGAACGCACAACGCCGCCATGCATCACACTTGGCAAAAAGGGAAGTCAGAGGAAATAACCACCTTGACAAGtcttattttcacaaaaaaacaacaaaaacaaaaaacaagaaccTCGCTTTTGGTCTCCTTAATGAATGTCCGTTGTCAAGAGTCTGAACAGCTGATGTAAGAGTTCAACAGCTGGCTGCGTGGTTACTCACATTCAGTATCCTCGCAAGGCAGATGGGGTCACTTGTGAAACAAATAGATTGGCCTCTGAAAACCTGCAATACAAAGTTGATGATGGATTGCTTTATAACATCTTCTAATCTCATGTAGATTCTCATTATTGACAAATGAGTTACATTACCTCTTGATGAACTCTTGGGTGTCCCGAGGAACTCAACACTGGTGAAGCCCACTTCATTGGTCAGATAGGATGAAAACTGATCTGGCTTGAGGCGGATGCTGTGGAAGTTTCTGGTGATGGTGTCCTAGCAAgtaagaaataattttttttttcaaaacaccaGCCTTTTAAAAACGACTTTTGGTTCTGTACCGTCAGCTTCTTCCTCTTGACGTAGGACTGCCAAGGCTGTGGCTCCAGAATGAAGACGCCTCCAGGATGGAGATGTCTGTAGACTCTCTTAAAGAGTCTCTTCAGGCCGTTGTCCCCCCAGTTTAGGTGAACCCATTTGGTGACACTCAGACATAGGATCACGTCGTACTCGGGACGCTGAGTTATAAGAAGATTATCGTTCTGCAGCACATAATTGGCCTGTGGGAAAGAGGATGTGCAGTCAGAAACAACACGCAATAGAAATACTGTATTTTTGTTACTAGTTCATGTTGTAGTAAAACATAATGGCCAAAATATCAGGCATCTATATGGAGAACCTATTGTCTATATGTATTACTTGTCCCGTCTAAAATGCTGATGCAAACATTCCGTCATCGATTTTTATGGGATGAGGATACAAACATGGAAGTACTGAAGATGCTGCAAGGAGGAGAGAAGAGATGTAGGACTGCTGACGACAGCTTTGGGTGTGATAAATGAAAGGTGATGTTGCATTTGTGCAAGGCAGCCGTGGTGCATTCCAAATCAATAAAAATGTGGCAACTGTGACATGATTTTGCTAATTTTTATATCATAGACATGCTCCTTTTTAGCCATTTGTAAAACTAATGCAGTGGTAACTTGGTTTTTGTTAGTACAGTAATTAGTTCTAAAAGGTGAGACAAAAACCAAATCATACGAAAACCTATGCAATTGTTGCCAACAATTATGTAGGTCCAATTAATTTCATAAAACATTATATGAAGAATATTCAGTTTTaaagcagaaaacaatgtgaatacatataaatgatgaaCGAACATTTAACATTACTTTAAACTTTATTAAAGACTCTGGTTAACAAAGATGGCGGAGATGGAGGGGAAGGGAAAGACACGCGATTtaacagtgtttctcaccttctttaatAAAGTGCTGGCAGTTGCCACTTTGTTGCCCTGTGGGTTATTTTTAAGTCGCACAAAAATTGAGTCCCAAACATGTGCAGCTCTTTGTTTGGTCACTCGACACAGCAGAATAAAAAAGTAAACGGACTAGTTTGAGTTTACACATTTTGGTACAGACAGCCAAATGGGAGGGCACTGAAGAACGATTTAGTACCTATCAGTCAGTTTGTTACCCTTgacaaaaccttacaaaaaaacaaaacaaactatacTGCTACTGTAGTGTGGTGAACCGAACTGAACAGTACCATACTGCAGGATGGAAAGAGAAACTCAGATCATGTGACTCTTCATAATAGATTGTGTTTGGGGTCTATAAATCATGCAGCTCTTCATGAATGTTGATGACCAAGTTCTCACTGGAGCAACACACTCAAAAGAAGTCACCATCTCACCTTGATAAAAGACACATTAGAGGGGAACTCTCCAGGCCGTGAGGTGGAGGTTTCAGTAAGAGGAGGTGCAGCAATGGGTCCTCGGGAGATCTGCAGGGACAAAGGGAAAGAGCAGCTCCCAGATTTATCGCAACTTTCCTGCTCCACTTCTTCCAGTTTGCCGTCTCGCCTCGGAGTCTTGGCCTCATCCGTGCCACAAGAGTCATTTGTGGCCTCTTTCAGTGCACTCCCATTTTCCTTTCTTTCTGTGTGCTTCTTGTCACTCTGGCTTGAAACACTGTCCTCCTGTTGGCCTCCATCCTTCTCCTGTGTGGCCCGCCTGGCCTCTTGGGTCTGCAGCTCAGAGAGATAATGCCTGATATTCTTGCGGGCTGCATGCACCAGCCCGTTGTCAATGTCCAAGCCCAATATGCGGGCGGGCCGCAGCATTTTGGCAATGTAGAGCGTGAGGTGACCCGAGTTACAGCCTAAATCCAGCACATGTTTACCTTCGAACCACTCTGGACGGAAGACACAGACCCGCGGGTCTTCGCTTGCACTTGGGTTGCGGTAACCGTAGTATTTGTTGTAGTTCCCATACTGGAatttctttttctgttggtccctTGTCTGGTTGTGTGGCTGCTGTTGCTGACGACCTGCCGGACCAGATTTGCAACCACTCCTGGATGCGTGGAAGGAGTTTTTGTGCCCCCCTGATTTATGATCTTGCTCACCAGATGTTGACTTTGCTGCAGGGGTAGACTGACACATAGGGGGGTCCATTTTGCCAGAGTTGCGCCTTCGCTTGCGCCTGCTTGTGTGCTGATTTGCTCCTCCTGAAATGGAGGAGGTGGAATCCTCAACAGATATAGACGTCACCTCCTCCTTCAAAATGGAGGAGTCGTCAGTAGAGTGTTCACGCGAATCCCCCTCGCCACAGGAGACACTATTCGATGCTTTAGAGACGTCTGGATTAGAAAGTGAAGGTAGTGCACCAGGAAATGGTGCAGATTCTCCAGGTTTAACTTCATTTTTCCCCGATTCTGACGAGCCCAACTGTGCAGCTGAAATGCTGCCCCCGTGATGTCTGTTGCGATGCCTCCTCCTTCCGCCACTCTTTAAAGGTGCCACCAAAAAGCTGCTGTCTGCTATGCTGCTGTTCAGATTCAAAGGATCTGTTATGTCCCTGGGAATGAGGATCTCCACGGGGTCTCGACTCTTTAGGGGCAGCGGGGAGGATTTTGGCGTCTCAGCATTCAGTGCCCGGTTAACCTCCTCATCCTGTAGGCTGTTAAGATTGAGTGGGTCGAAAATGTTCCCACCTAAGAGGAAGTTAGTTGGCAGGACAGAGTCACTTTCTGAGTTTGCCCGTCGTCGTCTTTTACCAGAAGTCGGATGCTTGAAACTAAAGTTTGACGTGTTGCGCCGCTTCGTCACCCTCATTTGTTGATGCTGTTTGGGGTGGTGTAAGTTGTTCCTGCGATTGATGCCAGCCTCATTCCCTTTGGATCTCAATCCAGTGCTGTTTGAGTGCGTAAGAGAGTCAACAGTGCTAGAGTGTTTTGGTGAGGCAGCGGTGCCAGGGACAGGACAAGCAGCCGCCAAGACCCGGGTGGCCCCTGTGGCACCTTCCACCAGTACTGACACACCGCTACAACTTCCAGAACATTCTGACAGCTGCAGGGATGAAGCCGAGGTAGCCTGTGGGCTACCAGTTTTTACAGTGTCTTCGTCAACAGACATTGTAGTGGATTTCCAGACCCGACGCTGGCATGGAAACTATCTTGAATCTGAAAGTCAAAAGACAAGAATTAGAAAAAAAGTTTGCATCATCTCGGAAACAGAAAAAAACCTGAAGTGATTGTTTCAGGTTGATTAAGtgaacacaaacacaaaaaagcATCAAATTCACTTCAACAATAAATCTACAGAGGAGGAATAAACCTTTACTTTTAAGTTATTCATATTTTTAACCAATAGTGACACATTGAATTTTCATTTAGCTATATTATAAAGAAAACAGCATTTAAGACTAAGCAGGGGTTAATAATGTGAAAAGTTCCGAGCCCTATTGCTGGACAGTTATCCTGTTAGCACGCTAGCTCCTAGCATCCGGGCCAGAGCAGCCAAACGTCGAATAAACGTTGAGCTCAAAAGGCGTCAAACGACCACAATAAGTGCCCACATTGAGTCGCTGTTACCCTGAAGACCTTAAAAATTCCGAATGACTCTAACAGCGGTGAAAAACCCCAATACGTTGTCACCTTTTTTTGAGCAGGGTCCGGAGTGTTGTCACCATCAAAATAATACACTCACCTCGAAGATCTCCCCGCCTCCGGCAGGACTGTCACTGGGCGATCTAACGTTAGCTAGCAGCTAACTAGCATATCCATGCAACCACATCGACGCTAACACGGCTAATAGTGATGATAATGATCATTATTTGAACAATAAACACAGCGGCGGCGCTGGAATAGTCTGCCCgagaaatgggctccagttcacCGCACTTGCTTCTATCGAGGTCCTCGGTGAACTCCTGAAAGAGTCGGGCAGGTAGGTGAATAATTTATCACGGTGTTGGTAGAGTCGGCATGGCGGTGCATCCGGGCTCCAGCGTGTAGCTTTGGTGCTGGTGGCGGGGGGCGGAGAGGAGCTACTAGCTAGGCGAGGATTGATGTCTAGAGGCCGGCCTGATGGGTGACGACCAGCAGCCTCTTTGAACCACATCACGGTCACCGCCAGCAATGGGACCACAACCACCTCGACGTGGTTAATACGTATTAAATGGTGTTGtttctttttattttaacattataCAAACATTTGATTAAAATGGCACATCTATCTCTTTatttatatatcacaatatagtatGTATTGTCATTTGTAGGTCAACTGCACTGCATCCCCCCAAAAGTACTTAACTAAAACCTTAAATAAATTTAAAGTAAAAATGTTTATGCCTAAACTTTATTCTTTAGACCAgggattacttctagacctccaccccagatcacacctcactcctacccacttctctaaagtgggctggctcaaggtggaggacagagttaaacaacttgcactgagcctagtctataaaatccgctacacctccctgatacctaagtacatgtcaaactacttccttaacgtaaatgatcgccataaccacaacaccagggggagctccactaaccacgttaaacccagattccgatctaacaaaggtcttaactcattctccttctatgccacatcaatatggaatgcactcccaacaggtgtaaaagaaagggcatctctatcctccttcaaaaccgcactaaaagaacacctccaggcaacttcaaccctaaactaacaccctcccttccacatcctacttCCCCGGTTTGTAAatcatcaaatgtagatacttattcttattcttatgctttctgatctctctctctctctctctatgtccactatttgctgtacatatcctaccaagtcagtcctacactgttccaatgtccatttctctgatgatgcaattgttgatgactgaagtgttgatatcaaccaaacctaacccccccccccctccacatcccacaccctggattgtaaataatgtaaatcattctatgtatatactctgatgattatctcgtgtgatgactgtattatgatgatagtatatatctgtatcatgaatcaattaaagtggaccccgacttaaacaagttgaaaaacttattcgggtgttaccatttagtggttaattgtacggaatatgtactgcactgtgcaatctactaataaaagtgtcaatcaatcaaaaaaaggggTTCctgacctttttgacctcggggcccaacttttccaaagCACAGGGGCCAGTGCTTTGTAGTTTATTACTGTTAGTTATTcgcttactcttgatttgaattgttgtaaataattatagtttacatatacatacattttatcaGGATAAAGTTAAatcttgtcaaattatatgaaaccatAAATATAAGGCTTAAgtgaggctgattacaaaaataaacactaatcaaatataatgcaaaaaaaggactcataaaaactgatgaaaaaaaagACATACATTTACGCAGTGCTAAAAAATTGTATTCTAactaatacaataataaataacaataattagacttccttttattgtcattaaaaatttaactttaaagtacagataagaacaacattttgttgcattagctcgttgtagtgcaggatacaagagcaataagttgcagatataaataaatagattactgtacagataaatatattgcacttttgcatatgcatccacgtttatggatgtatgttgtattgtctttgtaTGCCAGCGAGTTATATCTcttactaaactgtcaataaaattaaagtgcaaatgagaaTACATCttcgccactttagtcataatttttgcactgaagaaacttctcaatgacttcagatccagacttcttctgtttgtttgatagtgTCACTAATGCCACAAGTgtgttacaactgagtaccactgcggcccatacACACCACagatgagaaacagatattttttggcagccctcAAGGGGGCGCCTGCGGCCCAATGTGGACCTGCtttgctcattgctcccctcacctcccaggggtgaacaaggggatgggtcaaatgcagaggacaaatttcaccacacttagtgtgtgtgtgacaatcattggtactttaactttaactttataccgcatgtatcaaagtcaaggcctgggggccagatcaggcctgccacataatttattttatggcatggaaataatatgtgttaataaagtactttatcttttctaaCTAAATGTATATTATCTGTCcattttgaaagaaaaacaaacatctaccatatttttcggactttagggcgcactgccgataaacaGGTCCATTTAGGTctgttttcatacacaaggcacaataataataataataatacaataataataaggtgcattaaaggggtcaaatcacacattttttcccgacatttaaaacactttgttTTTGTCTACATAGCATGTAGTTGTGTTTTTCTGGAATCATTTtgcatagattgtattttacaggCAGTGAtgtcaagtcgctttctgaccgtctcattTTTAAAAGTGCactgttttgtgggtggtcttatttaagtggctcacttcgacagcgtcttctccctgtcatctttgttgtactggtagtttttagcgcttccatagcaagtctactgacagatataagttagatctgtacgctactttgtattagaaatggcaacagcggaggatcaatgccccacaacaagaggatagagaaaagaaGGAGCCTATTGACTacagcgcggactacaatggcggacaagcacacatttttgggacttatggacTTATCGGCAGaaaggttggttttgcataataggtcaaaACAatatgccagataatgtctcctaataggtgccattttggggtacttatacacacaacataataatacccgtatgttgaagtacagctgactacggtagccgtaatgcgccaacaatccatcgaaatttttgagcgccgtgtgtaatgttctatattctcaatgaaacatcaaagttttggtcttgcaggtgcttgctagcgtcatttattgaacaggcttcATTCAACCTATAGTCCACACCAGggttagggaacctatggctcgtgagccagatgtggctcttttgatgacggcatctggctctcagataaatcttagctgacattgcttaacacgataagtaatgaataattccgctggtaatcacagtgtcaaaatataaaacattctcatgcattttaatccatgcatccgttttctaccgcacctgttcaagaagtcgcattaatggtaaaaaGTATTTTgtataagagacttattatactctaaaaatgttggtcttacttaaaaatgcacgcatttagttgtatacaGTGTTAaacaatattatatggctctcacggaaatacattttaaaatatttggcttccatggctctctcagccaaaaaggttccctacccctggtccaCACGAATCACTTgcgtgtggctgccatctactggtcacacttatcattacaccatgtaccatataaAACAATTGGTTCGAGGTCAGCACAACCAGAAATAATTAAAAcacaaggcgcaccgggttataaggcgcactgttgtttTTTGAGAaaaggaaaatattttaaaggcgccttatggtccgaaaaatacagtactgcatgcagttgcatattttctaactttatcattatctaataatgcatcaAATACTATTTCATCATACATTCCgaaaaatgttgttgttcaaaGCAAGTaattcatcaaattgtacactgtaaaagtaACTATAGATTTTACCGTATAAAaggaaaaatggcagcttagtcaccagaattttaccataaaaataacaaaactaTGGTACaattgtttttcaatttacagcaatacactgtaaaaacataaaccgtagatatgtaaaaaaaaaattaaaaaaatggcagcttagttgccagaattttactgtaaaaaatagtgGTAcagattttccatttacagtaatatgctgttttacagtgtatgtaaaaaaaatacaataatcaaatgcaaaatatcatgaggtgaatacccccccccccccatattaGAAATTTTGACCAACTATATTGCAGTGGAGAAAATATCCCCTTTTGATTTTGTAAGTTTACCCCCTTAAACAGAACAGCAAATActtttttatgatttatttattgtaactgTGAGGGACAGAATGTAAAAAAACCATGAGAAAACAATAGTATACCAAGCTTATACatgatttgtatttttatttaaacatatTGACTATAATCC
This Entelurus aequoreus isolate RoL-2023_Sb linkage group LG05, RoL_Eaeq_v1.1, whole genome shotgun sequence DNA region includes the following protein-coding sequences:
- the mepcea gene encoding 7SK snRNA methylphosphate capping enzyme produces the protein MSVDEDTVKTGSPQATSASSLQLSECSGSCSGVSVLVEGATGATRVLAAACPVPGTAASPKHSSTVDSLTHSNSTGLRSKGNEAGINRRNNLHHPKQHQQMRVTKRRNTSNFSFKHPTSGKRRRRANSESDSVLPTNFLLGGNIFDPLNLNSLQDEEVNRALNAETPKSSPLPLKSRDPVEILIPRDITDPLNLNSSIADSSFLVAPLKSGGRRRHRNRHHGGSISAAQLGSSESGKNEVKPGESAPFPGALPSLSNPDVSKASNSVSCGEGDSREHSTDDSSILKEEVTSISVEDSTSSISGGANQHTSRRKRRRNSGKMDPPMCQSTPAAKSTSGEQDHKSGGHKNSFHASRSGCKSGPAGRQQQQPHNQTRDQQKKKFQYGNYNKYYGYRNPSASEDPRVCVFRPEWFEGKHVLDLGCNSGHLTLYIAKMLRPARILGLDIDNGLVHAARKNIRHYLSELQTQEARRATQEKDGGQQEDSVSSQSDKKHTERKENGSALKEATNDSCGTDEAKTPRRDGKLEEVEQESCDKSGSCSFPLSLQISRGPIAAPPLTETSTSRPGEFPSNVSFIKANYVLQNDNLLITQRPEYDVILCLSVTKWVHLNWGDNGLKRLFKRVYRHLHPGGVFILEPQPWQSYVKRKKLTDTITRNFHSIRLKPDQFSSYLTNEVGFTSVEFLGTPKSSSRGFQRPIYLFHK